A window of Thermococcus sp. contains these coding sequences:
- a CDS encoding TatD family hydrolase: MIILDNHFHVDPFKGLFLEAVKQFHRAGGTHLMVVYKTAHDYGFPGLKAEDFMKAMDFHLELVERINRETPVKAFAVVGVHPAEFVHLAEKKGLEYAKNEVMKALEYAQKLCFEGKAVAIGEIGRPHYEVSEEIWNASIELMKYGMSLAKEADCAVQLHTESFDEAKFRELGEYV, translated from the coding sequence ATGATAATCCTAGATAATCACTTCCACGTTGATCCTTTCAAGGGCCTCTTCCTTGAGGCTGTCAAGCAGTTCCACAGAGCTGGCGGAACGCACCTGATGGTTGTCTACAAGACTGCCCACGACTACGGCTTTCCGGGATTGAAAGCGGAGGACTTCATGAAGGCAATGGACTTTCACCTTGAGCTCGTCGAGAGGATAAACCGCGAAACGCCGGTGAAGGCCTTCGCTGTTGTGGGTGTTCACCCGGCGGAGTTTGTCCATCTGGCCGAGAAAAAGGGCCTTGAATACGCCAAAAACGAGGTGATGAAAGCTCTGGAATACGCCCAGAAGCTCTGCTTTGAGGGAAAAGCAGTAGCGATAGGAGAAATCGGGAGGCCCCACTACGAGGTGAGCGAGGAGATATGGAATGCCAGCATCGAGCTGATGAAGTACGGTATGAGCCTGGCAAAAGAAGCCGACTGCGCGGTTCAGCTCCACACGGAGAGCTTCGACGAAGCTAAATTCAGGGAGCTGGGAGAATACGTC
- the pbp11 gene encoding tRNA-binding protein Pbp11 — protein sequence MGLFDFLKRPEKKDAGGEFIASRNPAGRFLVDEVLTVFGRETLIGTVEGVVYPGYKVKGKGIAVIREIQRNRKRVDFAVDGDRVALILEGRTNAKKGDLLEVYQS from the coding sequence ATGGGGTTGTTTGACTTTCTGAAACGACCGGAAAAGAAAGATGCGGGCGGAGAGTTCATAGCCTCTCGAAATCCCGCGGGCAGGTTCCTTGTGGACGAAGTCTTAACCGTTTTTGGCAGGGAAACGCTCATCGGCACGGTTGAGGGCGTTGTCTATCCGGGCTACAAGGTGAAGGGGAAAGGCATCGCTGTAATCAGAGAAATCCAGAGGAACAGGAAAAGGGTTGACTTCGCTGTTGACGGCGACAGGGTTGCCTTAATCCTTGAGGGGAGGACAAACGCTAAAAAGGGAGACCTCCTCGAGGTTTACCAGTCGTAG
- a CDS encoding NAD(P)H-dependent oxidoreductase subunit E, translating into MEDLGYLSEYPPEPSSLIPLLQRTQERFGYLPREALEEIANYLGIPLSRVYGVATFYAQFRFEPLGEIRHQNLPWNGLPCERGNHDCTGHNGRARHRRRPDDRGRADNT; encoded by the coding sequence ATGGAGGACCTTGGGTACCTTTCAGAGTATCCCCCCGAACCAAGTTCACTGATTCCCCTCCTCCAGAGAACCCAGGAGCGCTTCGGATACCTGCCGAGAGAGGCCCTTGAGGAGATAGCCAATTACCTCGGAATTCCCCTGAGCAGGGTCTACGGTGTGGCTACATTCTACGCCCAGTTCCGCTTTGAACCCCTCGGGGAAATACGTCATCAAAATCTGCCATGGAACGGCCTGCCATGTGAACGAGGCAATCACGATTGCACAGGCCATAACGGAAGAGCTCGGCATAGAAGAAGGCCAGACGACAGAGGACGGGCTGATAACACTTGA
- a CDS encoding NAD(P)H-dependent oxidoreductase subunit E codes for MNEAITIAQAITEELGIEEGQTTEDGLITLERVACLGCCSLAPVVMINDKVFGKLTPDKVRKLVKRLREGKLDV; via the coding sequence GTGAACGAGGCAATCACGATTGCACAGGCCATAACGGAAGAGCTCGGCATAGAAGAAGGCCAGACGACAGAGGACGGGCTGATAACACTTGAACGCGTTGCCTGCCTCGGTTGCTGTAGTTTAGCGCCCGTGGTCATGATAAACGACAAGGTCTTCGGAAAGCTAACCCCCGACAAAGTCAGGAAACTCGTCAAAAGGCTCCGGGAGGGGAAGCTTGATGTCTGA
- the nuoF gene encoding NADH-quinone oxidoreductase subunit NuoF, translated as MSEVKAIAVGMNSCGIAAGAKETYEAIKAELERRNLDVKLKIVGCVGMCYREPLVDVITEDEIITYGHVDPKKVPRIIEEHVINGKPIEEWIVKRDWWENGERKTWDVDGYFSKQVKIVLENSGYINPEDIEEYIAVGGYEALKKALKMEPEEIIDIITKSGLRGRGGAGFPTGLKWKFTREAKGDEKYIICNADEGDPGAFMDRNVLEGDPHRVIEGMIIGAYAIGATKGFIYVRAEYPLAIRRLKIALKQARERGFLGENILSSGFSFDIEIKEGAGAFVCGEETALIASIEGKRGMPRPRPPYPAQKGLFGKPTNINNVETWANVPWIIRHGWEAFASLGTEKSKGTKVFALSGKIKHSGNVEVPMGTTLREILYDIGGGTKTGKRIKALQLGGPSGGCIPESLFDTPVDYESVNATGAIMGSGGMVVMDEDTCMVDVAKFFLDFTVKESCGKCTFCRIGTKRMLEILERFTEGKATEEDLDRLERLAHHVKAGSLCGLGQTAPNPVLTTLRYFRDEYLAHIEGKCPAMVCKPLIRYVIVPERCTGCTACAIFCPAKAITGERLKPHEIDQERCIKCGTCYEVCRFNAIEILTGGE; from the coding sequence ATGTCTGAGGTAAAGGCCATAGCCGTCGGCATGAACTCCTGCGGAATAGCGGCGGGAGCAAAGGAAACCTACGAGGCCATAAAGGCCGAACTGGAGAGAAGAAACCTCGACGTTAAGCTCAAGATAGTCGGCTGTGTGGGCATGTGCTACCGCGAACCCCTCGTTGACGTCATAACCGAGGACGAGATTATCACCTACGGTCACGTTGACCCGAAGAAAGTTCCGAGGATTATAGAGGAGCACGTGATAAACGGGAAACCCATTGAGGAGTGGATAGTCAAACGCGACTGGTGGGAAAACGGCGAGAGGAAAACGTGGGACGTTGACGGCTACTTTTCCAAGCAGGTAAAAATAGTGCTGGAGAACTCAGGCTACATAAACCCAGAGGACATTGAGGAATACATAGCCGTTGGAGGATACGAGGCGCTGAAAAAGGCCCTCAAGATGGAGCCGGAAGAGATAATAGACATCATAACGAAGTCCGGACTAAGGGGAAGGGGTGGCGCGGGCTTCCCAACGGGTTTGAAGTGGAAGTTCACGAGGGAAGCCAAAGGCGACGAAAAGTACATCATCTGCAACGCCGACGAGGGCGACCCCGGAGCCTTTATGGACAGGAACGTCCTTGAGGGCGACCCTCACCGCGTTATTGAGGGCATGATAATAGGCGCCTACGCGATTGGGGCAACCAAGGGCTTCATCTATGTGAGAGCAGAGTATCCACTCGCCATCAGAAGGCTGAAGATAGCCCTGAAGCAGGCCCGCGAGAGGGGATTCTTGGGGGAGAACATACTCAGTTCAGGCTTCTCCTTTGACATCGAGATAAAGGAAGGGGCTGGAGCCTTCGTCTGCGGTGAGGAAACGGCGCTGATAGCATCTATAGAGGGCAAGCGTGGAATGCCGAGGCCGAGACCACCATATCCAGCTCAAAAGGGCCTCTTCGGAAAGCCGACAAACATAAACAACGTCGAGACGTGGGCAAACGTCCCCTGGATAATAAGGCACGGATGGGAGGCGTTCGCATCCCTCGGAACCGAGAAGAGCAAAGGCACCAAAGTCTTCGCACTGTCGGGCAAGATAAAGCACAGCGGGAACGTCGAGGTTCCAATGGGAACGACGCTGAGGGAGATACTCTACGACATAGGCGGTGGCACAAAGACAGGAAAGAGGATTAAAGCGCTCCAGCTCGGCGGGCCTTCAGGAGGTTGCATCCCGGAGAGCCTATTTGACACGCCGGTAGACTACGAGAGCGTGAACGCGACGGGGGCCATAATGGGGAGCGGTGGAATGGTCGTCATGGACGAGGATACGTGTATGGTTGACGTTGCCAAGTTCTTCCTAGACTTCACGGTCAAGGAGTCCTGCGGAAAGTGCACTTTCTGCAGGATTGGCACTAAGAGAATGCTCGAAATCCTGGAGAGATTCACCGAGGGAAAGGCGACGGAAGAAGACCTCGACAGGCTTGAGAGACTCGCCCATCACGTCAAGGCCGGTTCGCTCTGCGGTCTCGGACAGACCGCCCCTAACCCCGTTTTGACGACGCTCCGCTACTTCAGGGACGAATACCTGGCCCATATCGAGGGGAAATGCCCCGCAATGGTCTGCAAGCCCCTCATAAGGTACGTCATCGTTCCCGAGAGGTGCACCGGCTGTACTGCATGTGCAATCTTCTGCCCGGCCAAGGCAATAACCGGCGAGAGGCTTAAGCCCCACGAGATAGACCAGGAGAGATGCATCAAGTGCGGAACCTGCTACGAGGTCTGCCGGTTCAACGCGATAGAAATCCTTACGGGGGGTGAGTGA